One Heliomicrobium gestii DNA window includes the following coding sequences:
- a CDS encoding response regulator, whose translation MEVGKRILVVDDQAGVRSLLRIILQDAGYEVYTAVNGIEAVRKVEECGIPFVLMDVRMPGLDGFQAMLQMVKQNPDVKVVLMTAFSDENLIQQALQEGAIGYLTKPFDVYQLRERIDRMWDATIGSGWLVRAGGAENRKTGTST comes from the coding sequence ATGGAAGTCGGGAAAAGAATTCTTGTTGTTGATGATCAAGCCGGGGTCCGGTCGCTGTTGCGCATCATCCTCCAGGACGCCGGATATGAGGTATACACTGCCGTTAACGGTATCGAAGCGGTTCGCAAAGTGGAAGAGTGTGGCATTCCCTTTGTGTTGATGGATGTGCGCATGCCTGGGCTTGATGGCTTTCAGGCGATGCTGCAGATGGTGAAGCAGAATCCCGATGTGAAAGTCGTCCTCATGACGGCCTTTTCTGACGAGAACCTGATCCAGCAGGCGTTGCAAGAGGGTGCGATCGGCTATCTGACGAAGCCTTTTGACGTATACCAACTGCGCGAACGGATCGATCGCATGTGGGACGCCACCATCGGCAGCGGCTGGTTGGTTCGCGCCGGTGGGGCCGAGAACCGGAAGACAGGGACATCGACGTAA
- the rimI gene encoding ribosomal protein S18-alanine N-acetyltransferase: protein MQKIASKHYFRPMTLSDVDEVLAIEQVSFPTPWSRSAFVTELTESRLSHYWVCIEAGEGEARSAFFAAQSEQEEQVIGYAGVWIILDEVHITTIAVHPERRGEGLGEAMLHHLFFETAQLGGERITLEVRPSNTNALALYRKIGFQDVGCRRGYYTDTGEDAIIMWRELETPKKQPHKGEG from the coding sequence ATGCAAAAAATAGCATCCAAGCACTATTTTCGCCCCATGACGCTGAGCGATGTGGACGAGGTGCTCGCCATCGAGCAGGTCTCCTTTCCCACTCCCTGGAGCCGCAGCGCTTTTGTGACCGAACTGACGGAAAGCCGCCTGTCTCACTACTGGGTCTGCATCGAAGCGGGAGAGGGGGAGGCGCGGTCAGCCTTCTTCGCTGCGCAATCGGAACAGGAGGAGCAGGTGATCGGCTATGCCGGCGTCTGGATCATCCTCGATGAGGTGCATATCACCACCATCGCCGTTCATCCTGAACGGCGCGGCGAAGGTCTCGGCGAAGCCATGCTGCATCATCTCTTTTTTGAAACGGCACAGTTGGGCGGGGAGCGGATCACCTTGGAGGTTCGTCCTTCCAACACCAACGCCCTCGCTCTTTACCGGAAGATCGGCTTTCAGGATGTCGGTTGCCGGCGGGGCTATTACACCGATACGGGGGAAGACGCCATCATCATGTGGCGCGAATTGGAGACCCCAAAAAAGCAGCCCCACAAGGGAGAAGGGTAA
- a CDS encoding uracil-DNA glycosylase, translating to MNRQSELATYETMVKDCRLCPLRDGCQQVVFGEGNPEARLMLVGEGPGAEEDRLGRPFVGAAGQLLDRILSAGKFPRPEVYIANVVKCRPPGNRLPLPHEVRACRVHLERQIEIINPQIIICLGALATQTLIDPNARITRDRGKWARKDGRLLMPTFHPAALLRDPAKKRPVWEDIQMVMAVYHDNGVI from the coding sequence ATGAATCGTCAATCGGAATTGGCAACCTACGAAACAATGGTGAAGGACTGCCGCCTCTGCCCCTTGCGCGACGGATGTCAGCAGGTTGTCTTTGGCGAGGGCAATCCCGAAGCGCGGTTGATGCTTGTCGGCGAGGGTCCGGGGGCTGAAGAAGACCGCCTGGGACGCCCTTTTGTCGGGGCCGCCGGTCAATTGTTGGATCGGATCTTGAGCGCGGGAAAGTTTCCCCGCCCCGAGGTATACATCGCCAATGTGGTCAAGTGCCGCCCGCCGGGCAACCGGCTGCCCCTGCCGCATGAGGTGAGGGCCTGCCGGGTTCACTTGGAGCGGCAGATCGAGATCATCAACCCGCAGATCATCATCTGCCTGGGCGCCTTAGCGACACAGACCCTGATCGATCCGAATGCCCGGATCACACGGGATCGGGGCAAGTGGGCGCGCAAGGATGGACGCCTGCTCATGCCCACCTTCCACCCGGCGGCGCTGTTGCGGGATCCGGCGAAGAAAAGGCCGGTCTGGGAGGATATCCAGATGGTGATGGCCGTTTATCATGACAATGGGGTCATTTGA
- the tsaE gene encoding tRNA (adenosine(37)-N6)-threonylcarbamoyltransferase complex ATPase subunit type 1 TsaE, whose translation MTEPRWQTILPDEAATEAFGKWLAERVQRGDILLLYGDLGAGKTTLVRGLARSFGYTGRVTSPTFTLVHEYEGQVPIYHFDLYRLDEPDHVWEIGWADYLRGEGILCIEWPERLGSLLPEEALTIRLSHLEESPCSEAGDPVIDGRLVEVTGRGEHSEALVKEWKATCMS comes from the coding sequence TTGACTGAACCACGATGGCAGACAATCCTGCCCGATGAGGCGGCCACAGAGGCCTTCGGCAAGTGGCTGGCCGAACGGGTGCAACGGGGCGACATCCTGTTGCTTTATGGCGACTTGGGCGCCGGCAAGACGACCCTGGTGCGCGGCCTCGCCCGCAGCTTTGGCTATACGGGACGGGTGACAAGTCCGACCTTTACCCTTGTCCATGAGTATGAGGGACAGGTTCCTATCTACCATTTTGATCTGTACCGCCTGGACGAGCCTGATCATGTCTGGGAGATCGGTTGGGCCGACTACCTGCGCGGCGAGGGCATTCTCTGCATCGAATGGCCGGAGCGCCTCGGCAGCCTGCTCCCGGAAGAGGCGCTGACGATTCGACTCTCCCATCTCGAAGAGTCCCCTTGCAGCGAAGCGGGGGACCCGGTCATCGACGGACGCCTCGTCGAAGTGACGGGACGGGGCGAGCATTCGGAAGCCCTGGTGAAGGAGTGGAAAGCAACGTGTATGTCTTAG
- a CDS encoding carbohydrate deacetylase: MKKSLLIINADDFGLSPGVNEGIEQAHRRGAVTSASLMVNVPAFAGAIDILRRNPALSVGIHLNLSVGPPVAGEPFPAPAREQGEREPERRTGETGWFQRPFLQLSRLPLDWVEREWRAQILRFLAPGLQPTHLDSHHHVHLHPRLFPIALDLCAAFSIPALRVVPPRCVPWEEMDEALNPAAILSPEGLGETWQMACDREGKPGAPRFCRGGVYGFPSAGDNLERRLRATLQNLGEETAEFFCHPAIPDSELSRFSRFIEGRWDELTTLLSPETGDLLTRVQLLNYREALSSL; the protein is encoded by the coding sequence ATGAAGAAGTCGCTGCTGATCATCAACGCCGATGATTTTGGGTTGTCACCTGGTGTCAACGAAGGGATCGAACAAGCGCACCGGCGTGGGGCCGTCACCTCGGCCTCCCTGATGGTCAACGTGCCCGCTTTTGCCGGCGCGATTGACATTCTCCGGAGAAACCCGGCGCTGTCCGTCGGGATTCATCTGAACCTGTCTGTCGGTCCGCCTGTCGCCGGCGAGCCTTTCCCTGCGCCGGCGAGGGAACAAGGGGAGAGGGAACCGGAGAGACGCACTGGAGAGACAGGGTGGTTTCAGCGCCCCTTTTTGCAACTCAGCCGCCTGCCGCTGGATTGGGTCGAGCGGGAGTGGCGCGCCCAGATCCTTCGTTTTCTCGCTCCCGGACTCCAACCGACCCATTTGGATAGCCATCATCATGTTCACCTTCATCCGCGCCTGTTTCCCATCGCTCTCGACCTTTGCGCCGCCTTTTCCATTCCGGCGTTGCGGGTCGTTCCCCCCCGATGTGTGCCATGGGAGGAGATGGACGAGGCCCTCAACCCGGCCGCCATCCTGTCCCCAGAGGGGCTCGGTGAAACGTGGCAGATGGCCTGCGACAGAGAAGGGAAGCCGGGTGCCCCCCGGTTTTGCCGTGGAGGCGTCTATGGCTTCCCCTCCGCCGGCGACAACCTGGAGCGGCGGCTCCGGGCAACGTTGCAGAATCTTGGGGAAGAAACGGCTGAGTTTTTCTGCCATCCCGCGATCCCCGACTCAGAACTGTCGCGATTCAGCCGGTTTATCGAAGGTCGATGGGATGAACTGACGACACTGCTCTCGCCTGAGACAGGCGACCTGCTTACAAGGGTGCAGTTGCTCAACTACCGGGAAGCGCTATCATCGCTGTGA
- the tsaD gene encoding tRNA (adenosine(37)-N6)-threonylcarbamoyltransferase complex transferase subunit TsaD — protein MSIFSLRGPAQAAGRFILGLETSCDETSASVLQDGRVILSNVISSQVPTHQRYGGVVPEIASRKHMENITVVVDEALREAGVTWSDLTAVAVTSGPGLVGALLVGVAYAKGAALARNLPLVGVHHIEGHIYANLLSEPDLAFPLLCLVVSGGHTHLVHLTGHGQLRILGATRDDAAGEAYDKVARALGLGYPGGPLVEKLAREGTAGAYPLPRALLQEDSYDFSFSGLKSAVLNLLNRARQKGEAVHQADLAASFQEAVVDVLVEKTRRAAREMAVSTVLLAGGVAANGYLRQRLEEALAADGRRLVAPPLILCTDNAAMIACAGYHRLMAGETAAADLNAVADWPLGT, from the coding sequence TTGTCGATATTTTCACTGCGCGGACCGGCCCAAGCGGCCGGTCGTTTTATCTTGGGGCTGGAGACGAGTTGTGACGAGACCTCGGCGTCGGTATTGCAGGATGGCCGCGTGATCCTTTCCAACGTCATCTCTTCTCAGGTGCCGACACACCAGCGTTATGGCGGCGTGGTACCGGAGATCGCCTCGCGAAAACACATGGAGAACATCACTGTCGTTGTCGATGAGGCCCTGCGGGAAGCCGGTGTCACCTGGTCCGATCTGACGGCTGTCGCCGTTACGTCAGGCCCGGGCCTGGTCGGCGCGTTGCTCGTCGGAGTTGCTTACGCCAAGGGCGCTGCCCTGGCCCGGAATCTGCCGCTGGTGGGCGTTCATCACATCGAGGGCCATATCTACGCCAACCTTCTTTCTGAACCGGATCTGGCCTTCCCGCTGCTCTGTCTGGTCGTTTCCGGGGGACACACCCACCTCGTCCATCTGACCGGCCACGGCCAGCTCCGCATCCTGGGGGCGACCCGCGACGATGCCGCCGGAGAAGCCTATGACAAAGTCGCCCGCGCGTTGGGACTCGGCTATCCCGGCGGTCCTTTGGTGGAAAAACTCGCCCGCGAGGGCACAGCCGGCGCCTACCCGCTTCCCCGGGCCTTGTTGCAGGAAGACAGCTACGATTTCAGCTTCAGCGGACTCAAGTCGGCTGTATTGAACCTGCTCAACCGCGCCCGTCAGAAAGGGGAGGCCGTACACCAGGCCGATCTGGCCGCCTCTTTTCAGGAAGCGGTCGTCGACGTGCTCGTGGAGAAGACGCGCCGGGCCGCCCGGGAGATGGCTGTGTCGACGGTGTTGCTCGCCGGCGGCGTCGCGGCCAACGGCTACCTGCGCCAACGCCTGGAGGAGGCGCTGGCGGCCGATGGACGGCGTCTCGTGGCGCCTCCGCTGATCCTCTGCACCGACAATGCGGCCATGATCGCCTGCGCCGGGTATCACCGGCTGATGGCGGGAGAGACGGCGGCGGCTGATTTGAATGCGGTGGCTGATTGGCCTTTGGGAACTTGA
- a CDS encoding metal-dependent hydrolase translates to MLQVTFFGHANFLLDDGQTKVLIDPFFTGNPLCPVKADEVNADYILITHGHGDHLGDAVDIAKRTGATIIAPFELAGYCQRKGAKTHGMHIGGKRDFPFGRLRLTVAVHGSGIVEGDNQIEVGNPCGFLINMGGKSIYHAGDTGLTRDMELIDMCFLKGGRLDLALLPIGDNFSMGPEDALYATKLLHPRVVVPMHYNTFPVIEQDALAFKKSVTEQTDAECHILSPGEVLSLNGNVR, encoded by the coding sequence ATGTTGCAAGTGACTTTTTTTGGTCATGCCAACTTCCTGCTTGATGACGGGCAGACAAAGGTCCTGATCGACCCCTTTTTTACAGGCAACCCCCTTTGTCCCGTCAAGGCCGACGAGGTGAACGCTGATTACATCCTCATCACCCACGGCCATGGCGACCACCTTGGCGACGCCGTCGATATCGCCAAACGCACCGGCGCCACCATCATCGCTCCTTTTGAACTGGCCGGCTACTGCCAGCGCAAAGGCGCCAAAACCCACGGGATGCACATTGGCGGCAAACGGGACTTTCCCTTTGGCCGGTTGCGCCTTACGGTCGCCGTACACGGTTCGGGGATCGTCGAGGGCGACAACCAGATCGAGGTGGGCAACCCCTGCGGTTTTCTGATCAATATGGGCGGCAAATCGATCTATCACGCCGGTGATACGGGCCTGACCCGCGACATGGAACTTATCGACATGTGCTTCCTGAAGGGGGGGCGTCTCGACCTCGCCCTGCTGCCCATCGGCGATAACTTCAGCATGGGACCGGAAGATGCCCTCTATGCCACCAAACTGCTCCACCCACGCGTCGTCGTGCCGATGCACTATAACACCTTCCCGGTCATCGAACAGGATGCCCTGGCCTTCAAAAAGTCTGTTACAGAACAGACCGACGCGGAGTGTCACATCCTGTCGCCAGGTGAGGTGTTGAGTCTGAACGGCAACGTCCGCTAA
- a CDS encoding methyltetrahydrofolate cobalamin methyltransferase, whose protein sequence is MLIVGEKINTARPGIEGAVISRNVTFIQDLALRQKLCGADVLDLNCSTLRHREPEALRWLVETVQTVVNEPICLDSPNPLALEGALRVHRGRAFINAISAEECRYQMLIPLIRAYQCKVVALCFNDGGVPNTVEEELQVTRSLVARLVRDGVDFEDIYLDPFIRPVGQDEQWGSFGLEIIRRIREEFPQVHILCGISNISQGMPARSLLNRTFLTLAIYAGLDGAILDPENKGLMASLRSTETLLQKDPGFRRYLLAFREGLLT, encoded by the coding sequence ATGCTGATCGTGGGGGAAAAGATCAATACGGCGCGTCCCGGGATTGAGGGCGCCGTCATCTCCAGAAACGTGACCTTCATCCAGGATCTGGCGCTGCGGCAGAAGCTTTGCGGCGCCGATGTTCTTGATCTCAATTGCTCCACCCTTCGCCATCGCGAACCGGAGGCTTTGCGCTGGCTTGTCGAGACGGTGCAGACCGTTGTGAATGAGCCCATCTGCCTGGACAGCCCCAACCCGTTGGCCCTCGAAGGCGCCTTGCGCGTCCACAGGGGAAGAGCGTTCATCAACGCCATCTCAGCGGAAGAGTGCCGCTACCAGATGCTGATCCCGTTGATTCGCGCCTATCAGTGCAAGGTCGTCGCCCTTTGTTTCAATGACGGCGGCGTGCCGAACACGGTAGAGGAAGAACTGCAGGTCACCCGTTCCCTGGTGGCGCGCCTCGTTCGCGATGGCGTCGATTTCGAAGACATCTATCTCGATCCCTTTATCCGTCCCGTCGGCCAGGATGAACAGTGGGGCAGCTTCGGCCTCGAGATCATCCGTCGCATCCGTGAGGAGTTTCCCCAGGTGCACATCCTTTGCGGGATCTCCAACATCTCCCAGGGCATGCCGGCACGGTCGCTGCTCAACCGCACCTTCCTGACGTTGGCCATATACGCCGGTTTGGACGGGGCGATCCTCGATCCGGAAAACAAGGGACTGATGGCCTCCCTGCGCAGCACCGAGACGCTCCTGCAAAAGGACCCCGGTTTCCGGCGCTATCTGCTGGCCTTCCGGGAAGGGCTGTTGACGTAA
- the tsaB gene encoding tRNA (adenosine(37)-N6)-threonylcarbamoyltransferase complex dimerization subunit type 1 TsaB, translating to MYVLGIDCSTRVTALAVVDDDQVVAETFLHNDRPHSKRLLPAIEQLLALAELSLTDMAGLAVAIGPGSFTGLRIGLATVKGMAHPLGLPVVGVPTLDALALNGWPYRGYICPILDARKNEVYSCLYRGCTEGLEKVGSAQAVAPKELLEQLRRRMEESMDGQEAPEATGPVLFLGDAVPVYRDLIEQSLGDGAVFAAAETRYPRGSQVARLGWRRLREGDTDDLHQLTPMYIRPSEAEVNWAKKHGSDPAPCRVAPEA from the coding sequence GTGTATGTCTTAGGGATCGACTGTTCCACCCGCGTAACGGCGCTGGCCGTTGTCGATGATGATCAGGTCGTGGCGGAAACCTTTTTACATAACGACCGGCCCCACTCAAAACGGTTGTTGCCCGCCATCGAACAGCTGCTCGCCTTGGCGGAGCTGTCGCTAACCGATATGGCCGGGCTCGCTGTCGCCATCGGTCCCGGATCCTTTACAGGCTTGCGCATCGGCCTGGCGACGGTGAAGGGGATGGCCCATCCCCTCGGCCTGCCTGTCGTCGGTGTGCCCACGCTGGACGCCCTGGCCTTAAACGGCTGGCCCTATCGGGGGTACATCTGTCCCATACTGGACGCCCGCAAGAACGAGGTCTATAGCTGTCTCTACCGAGGCTGCACGGAAGGTCTAGAGAAGGTGGGCAGTGCCCAGGCGGTTGCGCCCAAAGAACTGCTGGAGCAGCTGCGCCGGCGGATGGAGGAATCCATGGACGGACAGGAAGCGCCGGAAGCGACTGGGCCGGTGCTCTTTCTGGGCGACGCCGTTCCCGTCTACCGGGATCTGATCGAACAAAGCCTGGGCGACGGCGCCGTCTTCGCTGCCGCCGAAACGCGTTATCCCCGTGGCAGCCAGGTGGCCCGTCTCGGCTGGCGACGGCTGCGGGAGGGTGACACGGACGATCTGCATCAATTGACCCCGATGTACATCCGACCATCGGAAGCGGAGGTCAACTGGGCGAAAAAACATGGATCCGATCCGGCCCCCTGCCGGGTAGCTCCGGAGGCGTAG
- a CDS encoding class II aldolase/adducin family protein: protein MQVENLRDQMLRYGRLLIERGLVSGSGGNISCRLPEGDRMLVTPSGMAYDKLAPEDLVIVAIDSGEVIEGTRRPSIEQGLHRAIYQGRPDVRAVVHTHSKHATAVASTGKDMPPILDNMVAYFGGGVSTSMHALIGTPELAQNTLQALGDAPVALLANHGAVAVGKDLAQAFSLAELLEECAMIYLLSFLAGGPIALSPEVVERERLWLQGRYGQG from the coding sequence ATGCAAGTGGAAAACCTGCGCGACCAGATGCTGCGCTATGGCCGGCTGTTGATCGAACGGGGGCTGGTGTCCGGGTCTGGCGGAAATATCAGTTGCCGCCTGCCGGAGGGGGACCGCATGCTTGTCACGCCCAGCGGGATGGCCTATGACAAGCTGGCGCCAGAAGACCTGGTCATTGTGGCGATCGACAGCGGCGAGGTGATCGAGGGAACCCGGCGGCCGTCCATCGAACAGGGACTCCACCGCGCCATCTACCAGGGTCGCCCCGATGTGCGGGCTGTCGTCCATACCCACTCCAAGCATGCGACAGCGGTGGCATCCACAGGCAAGGACATGCCACCCATCCTCGACAACATGGTGGCTTACTTCGGCGGCGGCGTGAGCACGTCCATGCACGCGCTCATAGGAACGCCGGAACTGGCCCAAAACACCCTTCAGGCACTGGGGGATGCGCCGGTGGCTTTGTTGGCCAATCACGGCGCCGTCGCTGTCGGCAAAGACCTGGCGCAAGCCTTCTCGCTTGCTGAACTGTTAGAGGAATGCGCCATGATCTATCTCCTGAGTTTCCTTGCCGGCGGTCCCATAGCGCTTTCGCCTGAAGTGGTTGAGCGGGAGCGACTCTGGCTGCAAGGTCGCTATGGCCAAGGGTAG
- a CDS encoding CBS domain-containing protein, which produces MIVRDKMVAPVVTAGLFTPIRDALRMMTEKNIRRMPVVDDKERLVGIVAFHDIDKAMRSPGVIPLTPVEWVMTKNPVAVEANMPLANSVRMMRRYKVSCLPVVAGEKVVGILSVSDILDLCAELLEAEE; this is translated from the coding sequence ATGATCGTTCGGGATAAGATGGTCGCCCCCGTAGTCACTGCCGGTTTATTCACACCGATTCGTGACGCGTTGCGGATGATGACGGAGAAAAATATCCGGCGTATGCCGGTCGTTGATGACAAGGAACGACTGGTCGGCATCGTCGCCTTCCATGACATCGACAAAGCCATGCGCTCCCCCGGTGTCATCCCCTTGACGCCGGTGGAATGGGTGATGACCAAAAACCCCGTCGCTGTGGAGGCCAATATGCCCCTGGCCAACAGCGTCCGCATGATGCGTCGCTATAAGGTGAGCTGCCTTCCCGTTGTCGCCGGGGAGAAAGTGGTTGGTATTCTCTCTGTGAGCGATATTCTGGATCTGTGCGCCGAACTTCTCGAAGCCGAGGAGTAA
- a CDS encoding amidohydrolase yields the protein MATVIRGAHVITLAGENYSPGFLAFTDAGAIVAVGPDPGHERLTAELPMELPVEEPIEVIDGAGRLVLPGFIDAHCHVGIAEEGAPIEGDDLNETSEPLTPHLQALDGINPLDPAFADALRGGVTTVCVLPGSANIMGGQAVIMKTAGPFAERVVCNSAAVKAALGENPKRVYGEQKKAPITRMASAALLREALARAREYGRRRAETAGEPSKAPEVDLRWEALQPLLARQVPLRLHAHRADDLLTGLRIIQEFGLQAVLEHCTEGHLIAGELAQAGVPAVVGPSLVNRAKVEMREITPATAGILHGAGVLVALMTDHPVIPIQYLPLCAGLAVRHGMEEETALRAISLHAARILGLDAFVGSLEPGKQADVVLWDGHPFDTRSSVTQVWIRGRMVYSPEASRCPGEGNTYKCG from the coding sequence ATGGCAACAGTGATTCGCGGCGCCCATGTGATCACCTTGGCCGGGGAGAACTATTCCCCCGGCTTTCTTGCTTTTACGGATGCGGGGGCGATCGTCGCCGTCGGGCCCGACCCCGGCCATGAGCGGCTGACGGCGGAACTTCCTATGGAACTTCCTGTGGAAGAGCCGATTGAGGTGATCGATGGCGCAGGCAGGTTGGTCCTTCCCGGTTTCATCGACGCCCACTGCCATGTGGGCATCGCCGAAGAGGGAGCGCCGATCGAAGGCGACGACTTGAATGAAACATCGGAGCCGTTGACCCCTCACCTGCAAGCCCTCGACGGCATCAACCCGCTTGATCCCGCCTTTGCCGACGCCTTGCGCGGCGGTGTCACAACGGTCTGTGTGCTGCCGGGCAGCGCCAACATCATGGGTGGACAGGCGGTGATCATGAAGACGGCGGGCCCCTTTGCTGAGCGGGTTGTCTGCAACAGCGCCGCCGTAAAGGCCGCTCTCGGCGAAAACCCGAAACGCGTCTATGGGGAACAGAAGAAGGCGCCCATCACCCGCATGGCCTCGGCGGCGCTGCTGCGGGAGGCCCTCGCCCGGGCGCGCGAGTATGGGCGCAGGCGCGCCGAGACGGCCGGCGAACCGTCCAAAGCGCCTGAAGTCGATCTGCGCTGGGAAGCCTTGCAACCCCTGCTGGCGCGGCAGGTCCCGCTTCGGCTCCATGCCCACCGGGCCGATGATCTGCTCACGGGTTTGCGGATCATTCAGGAGTTCGGGTTACAGGCTGTGCTGGAGCACTGCACCGAGGGGCACCTGATCGCCGGCGAACTGGCTCAGGCCGGCGTCCCTGCTGTGGTCGGACCCTCTCTGGTCAACCGGGCCAAGGTGGAGATGCGTGAGATCACGCCGGCGACAGCCGGCATCCTCCATGGCGCCGGCGTCCTCGTCGCATTGATGACCGATCACCCCGTCATCCCCATACAGTACCTGCCCCTCTGCGCCGGCCTGGCCGTGCGCCACGGCATGGAGGAGGAGACCGCTCTGCGGGCCATCAGCCTCCATGCCGCCCGCATTCTCGGCCTCGATGCCTTCGTCGGCAGCCTGGAACCGGGAAAACAGGCCGATGTGGTCCTCTGGGATGGTCATCCCTTTGATACGCGCAGTTCTGTCACCCAGGTCTGGATCCGGGGGAGAATGGTGTATTCGCCTGAAGCGTCCCGATGCCCGGGTGAAGGGAATACATACAAATGCGGCTGA
- a CDS encoding Dam family site-specific DNA-(adenine-N6)-methyltransferase, with the protein MRQRPFLKWAGNKYRIIHRILTVLPAGRRLIEPFAGSGAVFLNTDFRENLLSDSNDDLIRLYETVKTGGEGFLEYSRSFFTEANNCPERYYALRELFNTTGDGALKSALFIYLNRHGYNGLCRYNASGKFNAPAGRYKKPYFPEEELRFFAAKAREAQFVCQDFTQTMAMAREGDVVYCDPPYVPLSQTSNFTSYSAGGFGEAEQWKLAELARQLAERGVSVLISNHDTEFTQKAYHAARIERFQVQRFVSCNGAKRGKAGEVLALFG; encoded by the coding sequence ATGCGACAGCGACCTTTTTTGAAGTGGGCTGGCAACAAATATCGGATCATCCACCGTATCCTGACCGTCCTCCCTGCCGGAAGGCGGCTGATCGAGCCTTTTGCCGGTTCCGGCGCCGTTTTCCTGAACACAGACTTTCGGGAAAATCTGCTTTCCGACAGCAATGACGACCTGATCCGTCTGTATGAGACGGTAAAAACAGGGGGAGAGGGTTTCCTCGAATACAGTCGCTCCTTTTTCACGGAAGCAAACAACTGTCCGGAGCGGTATTATGCGCTTCGAGAACTCTTTAACACCACGGGCGATGGCGCCCTCAAATCGGCCCTGTTCATCTACCTGAACCGCCATGGATACAACGGCCTCTGCCGCTACAACGCCAGCGGCAAGTTCAACGCGCCGGCGGGACGGTACAAGAAGCCCTATTTTCCGGAAGAGGAACTCCGCTTCTTCGCGGCGAAAGCCCGTGAGGCCCAATTTGTTTGCCAGGACTTCACGCAAACAATGGCGATGGCTCGTGAAGGCGATGTGGTCTACTGTGACCCGCCCTATGTGCCCCTCTCCCAGACGTCGAACTTCACCAGTTACAGCGCCGGCGGCTTCGGCGAAGCGGAGCAATGGAAACTGGCCGAATTGGCCCGCCAGTTAGCCGAGCGGGGCGTCTCCGTGCTGATCTCCAATCATGACACCGAATTCACGCAGAAGGCCTACCATGCTGCGCGGATTGAGCGCTTTCAGGTGCAACGCTTTGTCAGTTGCAACGGCGCCAAGCGGGGGAAGGCGGGAGAGGTGCTGGCCCTTTTCGGGTAA